The Mastacembelus armatus chromosome 20, fMasArm1.2, whole genome shotgun sequence DNA segment ATGTTGCATTCAAGTTCAAGGTGCATTCACTTGTAATGAATGTCGATGGGGCAAAAACATCTCTTCTTTTTATACCTTGACGTTTTGCAGTGAACATAAACATGTATGAACATACACTTTTACCTCTCAGTGCATATTGCTTTTTGAATGAATATCATTGCTTTGCTCATTCAAAAGTTTTGCAATTGGCAAAGCAGCATCATACAATGCATGCGCTTCTTGTCATATGCTACACGTTTGAATTGTTGTTCAACCTAAATTTAGCCAGGTTGGACTGGTCAGAGTTGGAAAGCTCTCATACGGAGCCATGTTGCTTTGGTCAATATGGAGTGCAGTATTACTACTGAGCACACtggaggcagcagaggaggatGGTGATGTACGGGCAGGTAAGGATGATACATTTATAGCACAAATAAATCAAACCTTGTGAAAACTAATGCAGTTGGTTACATATTACATACCACCATTATGATTAGGGATGCCATTATATAAATGTGATCACCGCAGGATTAATTACATCAGTCTGCAAATTAATGGGGATATACTGTAGATTTGATCAGTTTTAGTTTAGAATAGTTCTATTTGATCACTTTGTGAGTGTATGTGCGTGTATGTATCTATATGTAAACAGGCTGCAGCACTGCTGTAAATGACCTGGTGTATATTGTTGATGGTTCATGGAGTGTTGGGTTCTCTGACTTCGACACAGCCAAGCAGTGGCTTATCAACATCACCAGCTGGTTTGACATCAGTTCCCACTACACACAGGTACGTTAAACCAGAATCGCACTGTACTGAGTGTATGTTTCAGAGCACATATCATGCCTGTACTATCCCTGTATTGTGCCACTTGTATTTAATTATGTATATAATGTGGGAACTGTTGTGCCAAGCACACTGAGAGCCACTGTAccggagtcaaattccttgtgtgtccaacacACCTGGCAATAAACTTACTTCAGACTGCATTTTCAATTCACACTTTGAGATTTCTAAAATTTCTGTTAAGATTTAGCTGCATTTTCTATAAAATTTGAAGAGTAAAAACCCTTTTGTTCTTGTATTTTGTCCTGTAGGTGGCTGTGATTCAATACAGTGACACACCTCGTTTGGAGATTCCTCTGGGAAAACAACAGGGTGGAGCAGAGCTCATTGAGGCCATACAGAGCATCACTTATCTGGgaggaaacacacaggcaggACAGCATGTTTTCTCCTTACAGACCTATCATTTGCATGTAGTCAGTAGgataacatactgtataatatcaCTGTTTATGCATATGCTCACATTTAAGATGTTTTATGATTTACATGAACATAAAAAGTTTCATATATTAAATCCACCACTGGTGTGAAGAAACTAAGTGGAACAAGCAGAAACTGGTTATGGAGAGGCAGTCTATAGGGGTGTGAACAGTCACTCATTACACTCATTGCATCTGTAGCAATATGACTACAGCGGCAGCTGACACACAGTTATGAATTGAATTAGAGGGTATACCTCCCCAATCTGCCGGCACAGAGGGAGAAGGAACTCCACCCATTAACAGAACTCCTCCACGGAAAGTCACAGAAACTGCACTGCACTCCAGGCATGAGCAGTGGGTGCAGGTTATCCTCAAAGATGTACCTGGTACCACTGCTATCACCTTTCTTcagcctttcttcttcttgctctATATCCCAGAGGGCTATATtatattagggctgtcaatcaattaaaaaatgtaatgaagttAATGACTAATGATTAATTGCAGTCCGAAATGTACTGAAGTCAAAGTATGTagtagcagaaaacagaaatacttcAGTACAGACAGCTTAAAATGGTATTTAAGTACAGCAGGCTatgtgagtaaatgtacttagggGCCTAATTGCTTTccatattattatattataaaaatgtgcAGTGTTGGATGGCCTGCAGTCTGTGGCAATTGCATTGGTTAGAGTTGTTACTGTCATTGTTAACAAACTTGCGTGGCTGCGCTCTTCCATTGTTGTTTGGTGAGCATGGCTTGTCTCAGCATCTTTGCTAACATCACCAGGTACTTGTGGACCACGTAGGTACTTCAAACTTGGTGGTAGGACAGTTCAAGATTAAACTTAATCATGATAaagctgtgtaaaaaaaaaaaaaaacagagaacagaaatgCATTAAATTTCTACATTAATCTCATGCATTAACACAATGTTGACAGCCCTAGTTTATatcatttaattttcagtttgtgATGCAGTGGCCAGTGAGCTGGTCAGCAGTCCCGTCGACACTTTCCCTAACATTCTTTATCCACGCCAATTTGTCATTGCTGTTTGTGACTGTTTCACAGACGGGACGGGCCATCAGGTTTGCTGTGAACCATGTTTTCTCCTCATCCCTGCGCACCACTCAAGTCAAGAACCGTATTGCTGTGGTGGTCACTGATGGCAAATCTCAGGATGATGTGGTAAATGTCACATTACCAGATTCAAGTGTAAAGCTTTTAATCATGTATTAATTAATGTATGACAGAAAGCTTTGACACTGAAGGCTCATTTTAATCATAGCCTAAACTTTTTAGGTGGATGCCAGTATAGAGGCACGAAGCCAGGGCATCACACTATTCGCAGTTGGAGTTGGCAATGAAATCGCCACATCGGAGCTGGTATCCATCGCCAATAAACCATCATCCACCTATGTTCTGTATGCTGAAGATTACACCACCATAGACCGTATCCGAGACTCCATGGAGCAGAGACTTTGTGAAGGTTAGAATACTGAGTTAACCTGTGTTGTTTATCCAGTGTTTTCTCACCACTACTGGAGGGAGGCCAAACTTTAGGCATAGCTATTGGACCAAAGCAGAAGTGGGCATGTTCAGTGCCACAGCTGTAGCAATTCTGTGGCTATGACTATAACATTAGCTGTCTGCCATTGTGACTGGTCAGCTACTCTTAAAGCACATAAATCTGGTAGCCTAGACACAGGTTTTTGTTTGGAAGACTGCTCCTGCTATGAATAGTGTTTTCCTCCCAATATTTTTTCTTGTGATGCCCCCTCTGTGGTTGGGGCttgattatgttttcattaaGTGTGGCAACAAAAACTGGTTGGGGTTAGGTTTGCATTAGGGTCAAACCTGCACTGAGTTATGATGAACTCCCTCTCCTATCTCTGTCTATGAAACTCATCTTGAATTGCATATGGtatcactgacagaaaagggAAGGAAGTTTTTGTTTGCAGCGAGTGCCGTCTAATCCCACAGCTGGGTGGGGGAGCTGTCTGTCATTAGCTCCTAATAAGGGGAACTGATAGGGAAGACTTACATTTTATACGTTATCAGCAAACAGAGCCTTTAATTATTTTAAGGGTCTGAGATTAGGGATTAGGTTTGGTTCATATTTGGTTACAGTGAATCACAAATTAACTAGGAAACAGTTTTCAACACAACACGGACATATAGTTAGTGttacagtgtttaaaaagtcatttcacatatatttcacacacatttctaaatgAAATATACAGCATCACTCAGCAATCACTATCTAGTTAGGCTTTACCATCAAAATACCCATAGCTATGTCATAACTTTGCAATGACTCCACCAGTGAAGGAGTTACCCTCAAGGACCATGAAACACTTTGGACTGCTAGCTAATCAAATAATAAGTCATTCATAACTGACTACAATCTGCAATGTCCCTGTCAATTTTCTTAATATATTGAATCATATGAATAAATGATGCATGGGACAAAATCTGCAAGAATGAACAAAGATTGAAGATCCACCAAGCTAGGATAGGATACAGCGTTCAACAAGAAAAGAAGCAACACAATGCACATGTATCTAAGCAGACCACAGAGCTATATCATAGTACTGAGAACCCCCAGGTTTTGCAAACAGTTATATTAAGCATGAAGCTTCTCTCCAGGATCTCAGGGTTTCATACAGGTGTATAAGTGCTGCACTAAACTCTGGAAGATTGTGTAGAAGACACAGGATTTTGGATTAGTGGAAAATTGCAGAAGGGTTGTGGGTCCTTAAAGAGGGGGAATTCCACCAGATAGATTAATGGAAGAtcttcttcagtgttttctttaactGGATCTACACATATCTTGAGTGAAACAATGCAACAGTGGAGAAAGGTGGCATTTCATGGATGCCAGGAGCACGTGGATGTTGACGCACAGCCTATTAGGGATGCCAGAAAGAGGAAGGGCATCTTGCCAGTACTGGGGCATAACCTAGCAAATGCATATGGAATTCTACATCAATTAGTGCACATCAAACTGTCATATTAGCATGTCCCTAGCACAGTAAGATCTCATCATTGATTATTACAGAAATGTGAAGGATGAGCATTTCTTGATGGAAGATCTTATCTCAAAGAGTCAGTCTTGGGTTGCTGATGGATTCTCCAAGGGCCCTCAAAGCTCATGTAGGGAGCTTAAATGCAGCTCTACTTGGCCCATTTCATGCTCTCAGATGTTAAAGAAGGGAAAAGTGCAGGTAACGTCTTCTTCATGATATAAGAAACAACTACCTCTGGTCTTTTGCAGAAGCTAGTCAAAAGCTTGGGAAAGATGTTTCACTGCTAAGTGAGGATACTGCAACCATACAAATATGGTGTTCTTCCCAGATTTTTCTGGTCCTTTCTTGTCTATGAAGTTCCAATAATAAAACTTGAGGAGAAAGGTCAGAATCCACCTCAGGAAGTGGCTGTGACTACCAAATAGCAAAGCCGAGCCAGGAATTTAAATTAGCAAGAACAGAGGTGATGGTGCACATGACTTTTAAAGGTCCAACGTTAGCCACAGAGGggaaaacagttaaaaataattagaaatggATGACAGAGGATGATGTTCAACTAGCAGAGGTGGGGCTACATCACAAGAGGTCTGTTGTAGTGGTGACTCAAGGCCATGGTGGgcaaggcttttttttttttttactactgcTCACATCAAAACTGccaagaggagagaaaaggatgATGTAGTTAAGCAGGAGGTGATAACAATACTTAAGAAAGAAAGTTCCTTTAAAGCAGCAATAAGATTGAACTAACTGGAAGCATGCAGTGAAGAGGAAGGTGAGGTGAAGGACTTAGACATGATATTCTCATCCATCCTGTCTTTGTTGCACTTCCAAATTCTGGAGTAAATTACAGTTTCCACTCTGTACACTTCCAGTGTGACTGTTGTTGAAATGAGGAGCTCTAAAGCATATTCTCAGTTCTGAAGCATATTCCCAAAACACTAGGAGAAGAGCAATACAGATCAAGACATGACCACTTACCGAAGGTTATAGCTGAGGCCATCAGTTTGGAAATAACAGGGGCTCAGCATTTCTGACAGGCCAAGTCCTCTATGATGCTCAGTAGAGCAGATGAGCAATCAAAATCCACAACCACAAAATCAGCAGGTATTGTGGCCTCTGTAAACATCTGGAAGATGTTTGTGGACTTTCAGAAACTGTGTAAGTTCCCCCAACTACACTGTTGTCACCAATTGAGGAACAGTTATTGTTTTCTGGTCCAAGCAGGTTGCACTTCTGGAGCAGACAGTCGCATGGGAAGAGGAGATTGAGGAAGCATTTGAGAAGAAGCTCGAAAAATACAGGGCTGCTTAACCAATGCTAGCAAGAAGGTGGAGTGCCAGGTCTCTGCTAATGAATTGGCTGTAGATTTCTTGAAGCCTGTTGCCTGAGAAAAGAagtgaggaggaaaaggagcCATGACAACACCAAAGATAGGAGAGCATTACGGTCAGAGTAGTTAATATTCCTATTGGACACAAGCTGGGGTTTGATCATCCATGGCTGGGTCACATGAAGGACCATctatttaaattgtttttttgcatgttttttttagttgaaTAAAATACTCTCTTCTTTCTAGAGTCTGTATGTCCAACACGAATCCCAGTGGCATCTCGTGATGAAAAGGGCTTTGAGCTGATTATGGGCATGAACATTCAGAGAAAGGCCAAGAAGATCCAGGGCTCTCTGATTTCTGAGACAGCCTACACCCTAACTGCTTCCACGGACATTACTGAGAATACCAGGTAGCATACTATTTGGAGAGGGAAATGGTTCTTGCAAATATTGTTCCTACTTCATTAATTTACCTAATTCTTTATACCAGGGAGATTTTCCCAGAAGGCCTCCCTCCATCCTATGTGTTTGTAGCCACTCTGCGTCTAAAGGGGTCTTCTAGCaggctgacctttgacctttggaGGGTACTATCAAAGGATAAGGAGATCCAGGCAGCAGTGACCCTAAATGGAAAGGACAAAACTGTAACCTTCACAACCACCAGTATAacagaaaaagagcaaagacTCATCTTTAGAGATGGCTTTCAGGTTGGTATTAGCATTAGGTTTGATGCCCATACCAGATCAGTGTGGGACAAATCCCTCAGACTCTGGCCCTTTGGCTGGGATCTGACTTTCAAggacagaaaatgtttgttttccaaaataCTGTCAATTTGTCAATATACAGTAGTTACTACAGTAGAGAGGAAATGGGACTGAGGACAGAGGCAAAACAGAACATTATTActtattttgtgcttttttgagCAACTCGCATCTTCCATTGTGAAAGCAGCAAATAACCTAAAATGTGTGATGGTTCATGATGAAAGATATTTGCAGAATGAGTGTTTTAACTTATGAAGGGTCATgatatatgcatgtgtgtttcttaTATGTGCAATATGTGTTTCTATTGAAAACCCATACGTCTACTCAACTAAGCATCATCGTGTGACTCcaccttgatttttttttggtttgtttttcttctgacaTTTATAATAATGATGCCAATGATAACTACTGTACAAGCCAAAGATCATATGTTGGACGGGTGGatagctgtttttcttctggtcactgaaagcacaaaatgaaaaaggaataaggagaaaaacaaaatatgtcttATGGTGTTTGGGAGAAGCTGAGTGAGTCCCATTTTAGTATTAGTAGTTTAGTAAAGTATTTTAACATCAGCTTTCATGGGGACATTGTCAATTTGATTTCAAGATATGAGAATAAATCCTTCTGGTGTGGAAAAACAGGAGACTCCATGGAAAAACAGGAGTATTGACAGGTATGAGATACACATTTGTGAATCCTAAAtctatttttgtaaaatataatcaTTGTAGTTGAATCAGTTAAGTCAGTAGGATATTTCAAGCTGAGACCAACGCATTAATTAGTGATTTCAGCATGATATGGAGATAAACATTCAGACTTAGGGTGTACTCACATTATGCCGTTTGTACCATGCCTGGGATCCCCAAAGTCCACTTTGACTAGTGTGAGCACACTGTGATCACTGAATAAGTCTCAGGCCTGAGTTGGCAACAGGTGTGGACCCAAACCAGAGAGGCAGGATGGCAGAACACTTAGGGGACAGGGGACTATAGGGACAGGGAGTGAGGACAGGTGAGGGAAAACATGATGACAGTACAAACAACAGTGAAataacacaagcacaaacactgacacaaagtCCACAGCCAAAGTCCAAAAAGGCCTAGATCGTTTGCTTCTTTTTGATACAACATTTTACCTGCTAAAATCTAAtactgacaataataataatactctGCTAGCTATCCACAGCAACTAACAGTCAAGCACAATACTATGTATGCAAGTACCCCAGAGgtcaaaatgattaaataaaaattattctTTAATTGTTATTAAAACAATTGGCACCATTTGCTATTTTCCTGCTATTTTCCCACTGAAATAACAAATTGTGTTGTAAAAGTCTCACGCAGTCTTGGTTTTCACTTCATGTTGGTTGCTGTTAATGAACCTGACCGGGATGGCAAGCAAAGAGCCAATTGTCCCAGTTCTGCTCAGTACACAGCTGAACTGATGAAGATGTAATGTGATAGAAGTCAGGAGGAGgctcaaagaaaatgtttaatgctCTAAAACAGTATTTCCCCTGTGGAAACTAACAGATGAACATATATTTCTTTGAGAAAATGCATGTGTGTCAAGGTAATAATATATCCTCTTAGAAGTGCCAGGTTGTTTTTTCCAGAGAGAGCCCACCTCCCTCCATCCTGACACACATCTAGACAAGAAAAGGGTTGTAATTATGTTGAATTTATGTTTgcacatgtttgatttgacgTGGTTTGATGTGGAACAAGGTAGGTGCCTGTGATTTGTCATTTGGAAAAGATGGCTGTGGCCCAACAATAGCAGATGTGTGTATGGTTTGAGGCTTTAAGAAAAAGTTGGTGTTGGAAATAGGAgttctttaacatttttttaaagcatgtaAGGAAGACACATTTTTGGTCTTACTGAAAAAAAGTATAGAAAACTTTAGCCAATCAATAGAAGGgatagattttgtttttacatccaATATATTAAATGGAAACTTGTGTGTTTCAGTCCCAAAAAGGAATAAATGCTCAGTTATGACATGCCGTTCAGATTATTTGTATCAGTTAAACATTTGAATATTGAATGaatattgaatgaatgaatatctGAACTGAAAATGTTAGAATTatcacttttcttctttcaccAGATATAATAGTAGCTGATTAAGGTCTATAATTGCAGATTTGTAAGGATTGTGGTCAGACTTCAACAGTCTCAAGTTGTCCTTTCAACTTTATCAGAAATAATTTCGTGAATGCCAATCCATTCTCATTTAATATATCATTATAATTgagaaaaccttaaaaaaaactaaatgtaatgaaattcTTATTTGTTGCTTTCTTTTAGACTCTGTATGATGGAAAATGGCATCAACTCAAAATCCTGGTCAGACCACATCAGGTCGCAAGTTTTCTTGATGATCAACACATCCGCAAAGTCATGCTGGAACCAGTGGAGCCCATTTACATCAACGGGGAGACACAGGTGGCTAAAACCAGAGGAACCGACATTTCTGTGCCTGTGAGTACATACCAAATCCCTAAATAGCACCGTAACTTAGTGGTCCAAATGCCCTGAATTTATTTAGATACTGCATATAGCTGTTTTCCCAGTGAAAGAAACTGTGGTTTTATcatgttttgtctaaaaataTAGAAGTTACATTTGTCTGTGGCAAAATGAGTGAAATGTCAGAGCAGTATGTCAACCAAACGTTTAGTTTTACTATTTTATGAAATGACAGTTAATTAATCTTtgtgaggatgttttttttaatatttttttgaaCAGGTTGAGCTTCAGAAGCTGCGTCTGTACTGTGATCCTCatcagagtgagagagaaacagcttGTGAGATCTACTCTGTGGTAAGACCTGTATCGACTGTAATCTCCACAACAAATGTCATATATTGCTGCATGTATGAGGCTACAATAGAAATAACGAACTGTTTCTCTTCTCCTGTCTGGTATCTAGCATGATGAAAGGGTAAGTCCAGTTTCTATCTCACACATTTCTAATCAGATTGTGATTAAAGCTATTTAGCCATTGAGGCACCGCAAGGGTAATGATAACACATGTTTATGTTTCTTCAGTGTCCTCTGAATAGAGTAGCcacagtggaggaggaagactgTAACTGTGTAACTGCACCACCACAGCAGCATCTACCAGGACGCATGGTAACGTGCAGACACACAGGATCCCATTTATCAaatataatgtgtgtttgtgtgtgtgtgtgtgtgtgtgtgtgtgtgtgtatgagcaaTGATGTTGCAAACTCAGTTAATATGTTTATTCAGTTACACAGtaacagttcaaaaacatgtgaACCCAGAAGTTAATACACACTGCATACAGTAGAATACACTACTTGCTtacacacaaactgtatttaatattttaatttatttattgttttcctttcttcttgCTGTAACAGTGTTCCAGCAAGAGTCAATACTATATATGTGGTGGTTGACTTTTCCGCAGGTTTAGGAAAACACCGACTTCCAGTAAAGCTGTCTATAACCTCCACAGGTCACCCATATACCATGGACACACATTAATCAACAATAACAACCACATTCATGTCTGATAATGCCGTCGAATGGCGTACAACACCCTAATCAGCTGTCAAAGCACTGGGAACTggataaatgaaatg contains these protein-coding regions:
- the LOC113121710 gene encoding collagen alpha-1(XXI) chain, producing MLLWSIWSAVLLLSTLEAAEEDGDVRAGCSTAVNDLVYIVDGSWSVGFSDFDTAKQWLINITSWFDISSHYTQVAVIQYSDTPRLEIPLGKQQGGAELIEAIQSITYLGGNTQTGRAIRFAVNHVFSSSLRTTQVKNRIAVVVTDGKSQDDVVDASIEARSQGITLFAVGVGNEIATSELVSIANKPSSTYVLYAEDYTTIDRIRDSMEQRLCEESVCPTRIPVASRDEKGFELIMGMNIQRKAKKIQGSLISETAYTLTASTDITENTREIFPEGLPPSYVFVATLRLKGSSSRLTFDLWRVLSKDKEIQAAVTLNGKDKTVTFTTTSITEKEQRLIFRDGFQTLYDGKWHQLKILVRPHQVASFLDDQHIRKVMLEPVEPIYINGETQVAKTRGTDISVPVELQKLRLYCDPHQSERETACEIYSVHDERCPLNRVATVEEEDCNCVTAPPQQHLPGRMGESHGLQGNKGERGEPGPPGPKGERGKPGPNGKAGSVGEPGLPGTSGPVGPPGPKGEKGDPGLAGAPGAPGILGPPGVVGPKGPPGIQGPQGPPGEIGQDGPKGNCGDPGAAGPPGQKGSVGQSGFPGLPGGMGLPGFKGHKGETGEAGPKGIQGERGIDGDPGTPGVPGEEGPRGRKGEKGVTGDVGPRGPEGKKGDMGHMGAVGPRGFPGQDGLPGQPGQPGYPGKPGKSPSDEHLLKLCTDVLRNQLPALLQTLALPARCEPCQSVKGPPGEPGAPGSKGSMGPPGYPGRSGAPGYPGPQGIQGPAGLKGDVGPRGFKGSKGEGYRGPAGPPGPPGIQGPRGFDGIGSPGNQGIPGKPGPPGESGKRGIPGLPGVCDISMCYQTYNLREHYSKGPHV